CCACGCCAGTAACCTTCGCCGCCGTGCCTATCCTGCCGACGAGGCCTCCACCGGTGACCGTGACTAGGGATACGTCGTCGTTCACTACTACGGCCTTTAGCGGGGGTCCGCCACCCCTGCTGTCTACGAGTGTAGCCTGGTTTGCGCCCGGCATGGTTATCCTTATCCTTGTCTCGGTGCCCATGACTGGCTCAAAGGTCTTCGGGTGCATCCTCTTCGCGCCCAGGAGTGCGAGCTCCATCGCCTCGGCGAAGCTGAGCCGCTCTATCACCTTGGCGTTCTTTATCTTGCGGGGGTCAGCAGTCATCACACCCGGCACGTCGGTGAAGAGTATGACCTCCTCTGCCTGTAGGAAGCGGCCGAGCAGTGTCGCAGTGTAGTCGCTGCCGCCACGGCCTAGGAGAACCGTGCGGCCCTCCCGTGTCCCGGCGACAAAGCCGGTGACCACGGGCACAACATTACGCTCTATTAGTGGTGTCAGCTTCTTGCGGACCATCTCCTCGGAGGCCGGGTAGTCTACAGTGGCCTCCCAGGGGTCGCCCTCGGCTATGATGCCTGCCTCGCGTCCCCCGAGCCACACGGCCTCTATGCCGTTACTCCGGAGCACTGCGGCCATGAGTGCTGCTGAGAGGCGCTCGCCGAACGAGACTATTGCCGCCCGCGCGTTGGGCGTGGCTTCGCCTATTACCTTGACCGCCCAGACGAGCTTGAATAGCTCGTCGAAGAGCCTGCTGAGCTCGCCTAGCACGTTTGTTAGCTCCCGCTCGCTGTTCACGGCGCCGCGGGCAGCCGAGTAGTAGCGCTCCATTATCCTCCGGAGCCGGGGCTCCCAGCCACTAGGTCTCTCGACGATGTCTATCAGCTCGTCGGTCACACCCTTCATAGCGGAGACTACTACTGCTACCCGGCGTCCTCTCTGACGGAGCTCCGCGACCTCCTGCGCCGCTGTTATGTAGCCGGAGGCGTCGCGGAGCAGCGAGCCACCGAACTTTGCTACAACCAGGCCCTCTATCGCCGCCATACTATACCACCCCTAGCGAGTATGCCGACGAGACGAGGTCGCTGAGCAGGGCAGAAGCTGTAGCGGAGAGGCCCGCCCCAGGGCCTACTAGGGTGATTGGCTCGGCCTCAGCCGTCTCTATGAACACGGCGTTGTTTATCCCGTCGACCCGGTATAGAGGGTTCTCGGGGCCGACCTCGACGAGCTTCACTACCGCTCTCCCCGCACCGGGCTCGACTAGCGCGACGTACTTGAGTCTCCTCCCCCGGGCGGCAGCCTCCGCAGCGCGGCGGAAAGCATCTTCGTCGACCCGGTCCAGGCGCTCAACCTCGAAGACTGTCTTCGGCACACCTAGCGTACACGAGACTATGGCTGCTTTGGCTGCTAGGTCGAAGCCCTCTAGGTCGGCGCTCGGGTCGGGCTCAGCGTAGCCCTTGTTCTGCGCGTCGCGGACAGCCTCCTCGAAGCTCATACCCTGCTCGGCTAGCCCAAGGACGTAGTTAGTGGTGCCGTTCAGTATACCCTGTACCCGGGCCACCACGCGGCCAGCAAGACCCCAGCGTAGCACGTCTATGAGCGGGGTCCCCGCCATCACCGTGGCCTTGTAGAATATGCGCCGGCCCCACGAGCCCCAGAGGAGCCGGCCACAGCTGGTCGCCAGCGGGGCCTTATCGGCCGCTACCACCGCGCCACCAGAGGAGAGCACACGCTCGTACCAGGACAGAGCCTCGCCAGGGGAGTCATAGCGGCTAGGAGTCACATCCACGAGGACATCAATGCTAAACCTCTCTATGGCCTCGCTGACGTTGCCCTGCACTCCGCCCTCGAGCCGCGAGACCCCGCCACGGGGTGCCGCGAGAGCCTTCTCGACAGTGTTCCAGGGCAGCCCCGTGGCCGAGCCCAGGAACCCCCTACTATCGGCTATGAATACGAGCTGGGGCTCGAAGCCATAGAGCTCCTGGAGCCGCCTACTCCGCTCCATGAGCATTCTGGTGAATGCTCTCCCGACGTTACCGAAGCCCGCAAGCCCTACGCGGAGTACACGCGTCACTAGAAGCCCACCAAGGTGGGGCCAGGAGGGAGTGCTCCGGCTTAAGAACCGCCCGCCTCAGCCCTCTCGGCCGCGCGCTGCCTCGGCTACCAGCTGCTCCTCCTTGGCCGCTTCGCCCCGTCTAGCCTGTACACGCTGCAGGAGGCCACGGAGTATCCCCACAAACCTCATAGGGTCTATGGAGACTATGCCGAGCATCTCGGCGAACCTGCGGACACCCTCATCGTTCGTCACTAGTACTCCCTGGGTCTCCAGGGCCAGAAGCACAGCGTCGAGGTCTTCCACGCTGTCTAGGATACCGTGCCGTGTCGCCTCCCGGTACCGCTCGCGGAGCCCCCTTATCAGGGCGCCCAGCTTCTCCCGCCGAGCCTCGCGGCTAGCCACCTCGCCGGGGTACATGCCGCCCGCCTCGAAGGCGCGGCGAACATGCTCCTCGGCTACGCGTAGCCCCCTCATCATCCTGTTACGCATCTCCTCGACGTAGACCCTCACGATGGAGGCTGGGAGGCTTAGCTCGTGGCGCGCCGGTGGCTTAATGGTTATCCACGTAGCTAGCATCTCGAAGCCCTGCAGCGTGACGCCATTGGCTAGTAGGAAGCGGCGTGCCTCCTCGTAGACGCTTGGCGGCATGTATATCTCTAGCCCGTAGCGGAGCCGGGCCTCGGCGAGCATATCGGCTAGGACCCGTATAGCCTCGTCTAGGCTGCCCGCGCCTAGCACACCCCGTAGCCGCGGGTCTGTTACAGCACTGGTGTCCAGTACGTATATCCTTAGGCGCCTTTGCAGCTTCTCCTCGGCCATGGCTCACCACCGCTGCTGGCACCACCGGCCCCGGGCCGATAGGCCTTGGAGAGGCGTTGGCAGCAGCATCTAGCCCCTATACATGGTTGGAGCCAGCACCGATAACACTTGCTCCGCCTAGCCGCCGGGGCACCGGGGTATTATAGCCGCCTAGCCCCGGGTCTACGACTCCGCGGAGGCACCGGGGAGCCTTGCTGGTCTCGAGGCTTGCCGCACTGCAGGGAGCCCTGGCGTTCACCTCTCTACTAGCCCTACTGGCGGTTGCTACAGCCCCCACCGGCCCCCTGCTGGCACGGGTGGCAGAGTTCCTCGTAGCGGCGTCGGTCGTGTCAGCGTTATCCACGTGGATGATGGCGCGCAGCTTCTCGGAGGCTCTTTCCAGGGCGCTCTCAAAGGTCTCTAGCGTGCCGGTGAAGCAGCTAGGTCCCCGCGGCGCCACCGACGCCGCCATAGTGGCCCAGAGCGTCGCGGGGCTCGAACAAGTGGCTAGCTTGTGGCCGGTGGCAGCAGCCGGGCTAGGCGCCGCGGGGATAGTTACCTCGATCCTCTCCTACTACATGGCTCGGCGGGGATGCCGGGCCCTCATAAGGCTTGCCGAGAGACTCGGGGCCGAGCCGCCCTGTAGGAGCCCGCCCGGGCTAAGCGTAGCCGCTGCCTCGTCGATAACGCTCATGGGGCTGGGGGCATCGGCGCTCCTCGTCGCGCCTAGCTACCACAGGGTGGCAGAGTGCATAGAGGCTACAGGAGCGGCCATAGAGGAGCAGCTCCGTACAGCCCAGGCCGAGAGCAGGGAGCAGGAAGGCAATGGTGGACGCGATGACGCGGCAGAGGTGCAGCCTTAGGATAGCGGCACTCATCGTAGGCTACCTTGTCTACCTCCTGCTCCTGTTTAGCCCCCGGACGAGCGAGTACGTGGTAAAAGCCTCGCTTGCGTTCCTCTTCGGCGCACTAGCCTACATGGCTGCGATGTACCTGCGAGCCTCGTGTAGCAGGCCCAGCGTAGGCTCCACGGAGAGGCTTACATGCACACCCGTGGGCTAGCCCCAGGGGCCCCTCTCTACCCGTAGGTCCCTGGCACCTGTGGCGAGCCCCGGGCTAGTCTATGGGTGTTAACCCGGTCTCGAGCATCTTGCGTACCTGTATCCACGTCTCCTTCATCTTGCGCATCCTAGCCCGGAGGAAGCCGTTCTCCTCACGCGCCTCGACGAGCACTATGTCGACGCCGAGACCCTGCATGTAGTCTATGAACTCCTCTAGCTCGTCGCGGCCCGCGAACTCTAGCTCAAACTCCTCGTACACCATGTCTCCGGCTGCTACCTTCTTTACAGTCTCCACAGCAGGCTGTAGCGCTGCCCGGCCAAGCTCCAGCGCCACTGCGTCCAGCTTCGGGCCGCTTAGGCCCTCCTCGTACGCCCGGAATATCTCTCGGAGTAGCCTCGAGAAGAGGAAGCCACGGCCCTCCTCCATGAAGAACCTCATCCCGTACCTTATGTCGCCGATGTTAGTTGCCGGTGTAGTGTACTTGAGTGGCGGCACCCTGTACTCCGGGTCCTTCACCACTACGCCCTCGCGGCCCTCCATGTTGAGCCTCTCTATTATCTTCTTGAAGCCCTCGATGTCGTTCTTGTCTAGCACGCCTAGCACCGGCACGTGCGGGACGGAATGCTTCTCGGTAATCTCGTCGCGGCGGCTGGGCGGTAGGGGCTTGTCCCCGCGGAACACGTCGAAGACGAAGTAGCCGAAGCGGGGCGCTTCTGGGTAGAAGTAGCGTGTGTAGGGGTTCTCGAGGCCTATTACCTCTCCCGCTACTACGTGGTCCTCTGGGCCGAGCTCGCGGAGCATAGCCTTCAGCTTGTCGCCGAGCACGCGCTCTAGCCTAGACGTCGTGTAGGGGCATATGAAGCCTCCGCGTGTGACAGCCACTATTCTATCGTCTATGAGGGCTACGCGCACGTTGTAGCCGTTAAGCTTCTCCTCGACCACTATCTTGTCCACGAAGTGGCGTGGGAGCGCCACGCTCGGGAGGACCATCCTCTGTATGGACGGGTAGCCGGGGATTAGCCTCCACCATCCCCGGCCGAAGACTATCGTGGTGCCCTCCGGGTAGCCAGCTACCTCGCGGCGTAGTGAGGCGTAGAGGAGCCCGCGGAACACCCGGTACCTTATCGTGCGGTGCCGCGCGAGGTGCTCCACGCGCTCCCTCGCTATGCCGAGAGCGTCGGCGACTACGTCTATCATCCAGGACTCTGGGCGGTGAATCCAGCTCAATACATGGCCACCCTACACCGTAGAGGAGCGGAGCTGAGAGAGCCGGGGACAAAACGACGCATAGACATCCGGTGATGTCCTGCGCACTCACCGGTATGGCGTGTAGGCCTCAAAAACCATGCCTTGCAGCGCCGGCGTTCACTCTTCCTTCTCTATCACGGCTGCTGTGCCGTAGGCTAGTAGGAGCACCCATTCGCCGCCTACGCCTACTACCCTCCTCGTCTCTATACGGAGGCCGAGCACCGCGTTGGCGCCCCTCTTCTTTGCCTCGTGCTTCACGCGCTCCATTATCGCGTCTAGCTCGGCCTCGAGGCCCGCTACTGTTAGGCTTATGGGCCTGGAGGCGTATACTATTCCCTTCAGCTCGCGTACCCTATAGCCTCCAGGCCTGTCGATGCTAAGTAGTACTACATCCTCTGGCATGCAGCAACACACCCCTACTAGGATACTATAGCCTATGGGTGGGCTAAATCCTCATGGTTAACTACTAGGGATAACAGTTATGCGGAGATATGACAACTGTCCTCGGTACCGTGTCCTGGAGAGCCCCCGCACAGAGCCCAGCACTGAGGGCTGCACCCCGTGGAGTAAAAGGCAGAGGCTCTGACGCTACTCTCCGAGCCTCTGGAGGAGCCTAGTAGTCAGCATTGCGACCCTAACCTTGCCGGTGCCGCGTGCCAGTAGTAGGCCGTGCTGGAGCACCGTGTAGCACTTTATACACGGCGTGACCACCTCGCTTACGCCTTGCCTCATTATCCTCTCAGCTCTCCAGCGGTAGACACGGCTACGCGTCTCGACGAAGGGCTTCTCGCGGAGATAGTTGACGCCTCCTCCGCCGCCACAACAGAACGTGAGAGGCGGCCTATCCTTCATCAGCCTAGAGCCGGACAGCCTCGTGACCACTGGGCAGGCATAGCGGTAGCCGAAGCGGCAGAACCCGCAGCTCGTGAAGAGCACAGAACCCGTATCCCCGCTAATGCTCTCCAGTAGGCGGCGTGGTGCACGCCGATCCACAATGGTGAACACGTTTACGAACTCCACGCCGCCTAGCCTAGTGAGCCCGTACTTCTCGGCCATGTGGACAAGCTTCACGTCGGCGCCGCACGCCGAGGTTATCACGGTTTTTGCACCAAGCCTCTTAGCCTCCTCGACTACCCTCTCGAGCATAGCGGCGCCTATATCCGGTCTCGCCGCGTCAACCGCAACATTGCCGCCCAGGTCCAGGGCTGCGGGCGAGACGGTGACCTCGACGCCTATACTACGGAGTAGCTGGAGTGTCTCACTGAGCCTATCCGGGTACAGTGTCGTCTCAAACGGAGATGGCACGTATAGTGCTTCGCCCGGCGCGCCTGGCTCCACGCCAGCCTTGCGAGCTGTCTCCTCGAGGACCCAGCGCGGCTCTCTCGGGTCCAATGTGAAGCTGTGGCCAGAGCGTGCGCCGTTCACCGCCACCTGCTCTAGGCTCTTGGGCGCCTTGCCCTCTAGGCTCAACTTCATTTTGGCTGCGTGTACTAGCCTCCACACCTCTATACCGTAGGGGCACAGAGCTGTACACGCGCCACACATACTGCACGTATAGAGGGTGTACATGTCGTCCTCCGTGACCCTGTCGTTGAGCAGCACCTTTGCTGCCGCTTTTAGGCGGCGTGGCGGTGATAGCTGGGGATCCCGCGTAGCGCGGTACGAGACACAGCCTGCGAGGCATATTAGGCACTGGCTACAGGCTGCTAGCGCTTCACGTGCTATCTCCTCGGCCTCCGCTATCATGTCTTTTACGCCGCTGCGCTCGACCCTCATCATCTTTAACTCCATGTTAATAGCCCCTATGCAGAATTCAGAGCTAAAAAGCCAATCTATAGGGTGTATATCGCAAGTTTCCAAACTAACACCTATAAAGCTGTTAATAGTTTCGCTGGGCGCGGGGGACCAAAACCGATGGTTATAGATGAGGCTGCACTACGTGCTGCTATAACCGATGCCCTCCTCCGGTCAGCAGGGCTACCAACGCTAGCCGACGTTGAGAAAATGCTGTCCAAGGCCGAGAAGAGCACAACCGTAACCATAGTAGTCGACGGCTCCAAGTACGGCAAGGCCGGGGCCGATCTAGTGGAGAAGCTCGTAGGTAAGT
The window above is part of the Pyrodictium abyssi genome. Proteins encoded here:
- a CDS encoding aspartate kinase encodes the protein MAAIEGLVVAKFGGSLLRDASGYITAAQEVAELRQRGRRVAVVVSAMKGVTDELIDIVERPSGWEPRLRRIMERYYSAARGAVNSERELTNVLGELSRLFDELFKLVWAVKVIGEATPNARAAIVSFGERLSAALMAAVLRSNGIEAVWLGGREAGIIAEGDPWEATVDYPASEEMVRKKLTPLIERNVVPVVTGFVAGTREGRTVLLGRGGSDYTATLLGRFLQAEEVILFTDVPGVMTADPRKIKNAKVIERLSFAEAMELALLGAKRMHPKTFEPVMGTETRIRITMPGANQATLVDSRGGGPPLKAVVVNDDVSLVTVTGGGLVGRIGTAAKVTGVAAKLGINILAIMQPITETRISLVVRRRYAEKLAAALSEELEHIVSRVDVEEASAVSVVGDGLREPRISSRIVERAAGLGGVKSILWAPGSPILVTFVEPSEAWTIAEQLHEEVVSQWQTS
- a CDS encoding homoserine dehydrogenase, with product MTRVLRVGLAGFGNVGRAFTRMLMERSRRLQELYGFEPQLVFIADSRGFLGSATGLPWNTVEKALAAPRGGVSRLEGGVQGNVSEAIERFSIDVLVDVTPSRYDSPGEALSWYERVLSSGGAVVAADKAPLATSCGRLLWGSWGRRIFYKATVMAGTPLIDVLRWGLAGRVVARVQGILNGTTNYVLGLAEQGMSFEEAVRDAQNKGYAEPDPSADLEGFDLAAKAAIVSCTLGVPKTVFEVERLDRVDEDAFRRAAEAAARGRRLKYVALVEPGAGRAVVKLVEVGPENPLYRVDGINNAVFIETAEAEPITLVGPGAGLSATASALLSDLVSSAYSLGVV
- a CDS encoding RNA ligase partner protein, whose product is MAEEKLQRRLRIYVLDTSAVTDPRLRGVLGAGSLDEAIRVLADMLAEARLRYGLEIYMPPSVYEEARRFLLANGVTLQGFEMLATWITIKPPARHELSLPASIVRVYVEEMRNRMMRGLRVAEEHVRRAFEAGGMYPGEVASREARREKLGALIRGLRERYREATRHGILDSVEDLDAVLLALETQGVLVTNDEGVRRFAEMLGIVSIDPMRFVGILRGLLQRVQARRGEAAKEEQLVAEAARGREG
- a CDS encoding RNA ligase — encoded protein: MSWIHRPESWMIDVVADALGIARERVEHLARHRTIRYRVFRGLLYASLRREVAGYPEGTTIVFGRGWWRLIPGYPSIQRMVLPSVALPRHFVDKIVVEEKLNGYNVRVALIDDRIVAVTRGGFICPYTTSRLERVLGDKLKAMLRELGPEDHVVAGEVIGLENPYTRYFYPEAPRFGYFVFDVFRGDKPLPPSRRDEITEKHSVPHVPVLGVLDKNDIEGFKKIIERLNMEGREGVVVKDPEYRVPPLKYTTPATNIGDIRYGMRFFMEEGRGFLFSRLLREIFRAYEEGLSGPKLDAVALELGRAALQPAVETVKKVAAGDMVYEEFELEFAGRDELEEFIDYMQGLGVDIVLVEAREENGFLRARMRKMKETWIQVRKMLETGLTPID
- a CDS encoding heavy metal-binding domain-containing protein — its product is MPEDVVLLSIDRPGGYRVRELKGIVYASRPISLTVAGLEAELDAIMERVKHEAKKRGANAVLGLRIETRRVVGVGGEWVLLLAYGTAAVIEKEE
- a CDS encoding (Fe-S)-binding protein — protein: MELKMMRVERSGVKDMIAEAEEIAREALAACSQCLICLAGCVSYRATRDPQLSPPRRLKAAAKVLLNDRVTEDDMYTLYTCSMCGACTALCPYGIEVWRLVHAAKMKLSLEGKAPKSLEQVAVNGARSGHSFTLDPREPRWVLEETARKAGVEPGAPGEALYVPSPFETTLYPDRLSETLQLLRSIGVEVTVSPAALDLGGNVAVDAARPDIGAAMLERVVEEAKRLGAKTVITSACGADVKLVHMAEKYGLTRLGGVEFVNVFTIVDRRAPRRLLESISGDTGSVLFTSCGFCRFGYRYACPVVTRLSGSRLMKDRPPLTFCCGGGGGVNYLREKPFVETRSRVYRWRAERIMRQGVSEVVTPCIKCYTVLQHGLLLARGTGKVRVAMLTTRLLQRLGE